One bacterium genomic region harbors:
- a CDS encoding HD domain-containing protein, which translates to MLTNKSYPSLSSTTPQALKIILASEKKDIIGKTGHEKWGLELSATLTQFHDGILTHVFSQFLNERFDEQLPPLCMIALGGYGRNELNIYSDIDINFIYSSTSRGESDAIHETVHAIVRYLWDIGLEIGHSIRSIDDALNFAKSDLDIKTSFLESRFITGHSGCFNDFQDVMVSKIFRNHFEEFVQARFEIADVRHQQFGRSSRLLEPNLKESAGGLRDIHECLWLTNAWLLQDQPWPVTDSQSMCIRALQNLAEHKIITSEKLSEVTKAFDFILKVRNHLHVLNQRRQDVLTYPMQSKVSENLAFLDSNDSRGVELFMQTFYLHARNVANCTALVRYKLKSSTKNTPNISGQFVEVENQFYVDTGSIPQMLFYRGDLDDDLKRVPALLMKIFLYSQKYHAELSEQLENAVRENLQLINESFIQSKSIGHDFQEIWRYEGQVALCLKKMHDLEFLEHYLPEFGFIVANYNYNVYHAFTTDEHLIVSIQKLEQLFYEQDGSAAGHLKKIYDELSLYEKYQLYWAVFLHDIGKSRGGDHSVIGAELAKTIFDRIGFTDEREPIYFLIRQHLTMEQIAFRRNLKDPSTIKNFADTIQNHRWLKMLYVLTFADMSAANKNVWTEWKGLLLHELYTKADAYLKNKEHGSGEISNWNELDYESIQFQSDLDVKFSDKINYTEITVITSDDPYRLSQICGAMAVCDVSIFDAHVFTRHDGVIIDQFRVVDFRSHQSLSQVQQNKLESALQDILIRKMGIEEKIEKAKQRWKRLKYQNLVATEIHFEDDHRHSIVDIFTSDRVGLLYTITKTLSDLQLNITAAKIGTRLDGVADCFYITEKNGEKITAITRQNEIRKKLTEALNK; encoded by the coding sequence ATGTTAACGAATAAATCCTATCCTTCTCTTTCGTCTACAACTCCTCAAGCACTTAAAATAATTCTGGCGTCCGAAAAAAAAGACATCATCGGAAAAACCGGCCATGAAAAATGGGGATTGGAATTATCTGCAACGCTTACTCAATTTCACGATGGCATTCTCACACATGTGTTCAGCCAATTCTTAAACGAACGATTTGATGAGCAACTCCCTCCTTTGTGTATGATCGCACTCGGAGGTTATGGCCGTAATGAATTGAATATTTATTCGGACATCGACATCAATTTTATTTATTCGTCTACTTCCCGCGGCGAATCCGATGCCATCCATGAAACGGTTCATGCCATAGTACGGTATCTTTGGGACATAGGTCTCGAAATTGGCCATAGTATTCGTAGTATTGATGATGCACTTAATTTTGCTAAAAGCGATTTAGACATTAAAACATCGTTTCTGGAATCGCGATTCATTACCGGACATTCAGGCTGCTTTAATGATTTCCAGGATGTCATGGTTTCAAAAATTTTTAGAAACCACTTCGAAGAATTCGTTCAGGCGCGCTTCGAAATCGCCGATGTGCGTCACCAGCAATTTGGACGTTCCAGCCGTTTGTTAGAACCTAACCTTAAAGAAAGCGCTGGCGGTCTTCGCGATATTCATGAATGCTTATGGCTGACGAATGCTTGGTTGTTACAAGATCAACCATGGCCGGTTACAGACAGCCAATCCATGTGCATACGGGCGCTTCAAAACCTGGCTGAACACAAAATAATCACCTCTGAAAAATTATCAGAAGTAACGAAAGCGTTCGATTTTATTCTAAAAGTCAGAAATCACCTTCATGTTTTAAATCAACGCCGTCAAGATGTGCTCACCTATCCGATGCAATCAAAAGTTTCTGAGAACTTGGCATTCCTTGATAGCAACGATTCACGCGGTGTTGAACTGTTTATGCAGACTTTTTATCTTCACGCCCGCAATGTTGCCAATTGCACAGCCTTGGTACGCTATAAACTTAAGTCTTCAACGAAAAATACTCCCAACATTAGCGGACAATTCGTGGAAGTCGAAAACCAATTCTATGTGGATACCGGGTCAATACCTCAAATGTTGTTCTACCGAGGCGACTTGGACGATGATTTAAAGCGGGTACCGGCACTGCTGATGAAAATTTTCTTATACTCACAAAAATACCATGCCGAATTGAGCGAACAATTAGAAAATGCAGTGCGTGAAAATTTGCAATTGATTAACGAGAGCTTCATTCAATCCAAATCCATCGGGCATGATTTCCAGGAGATTTGGCGTTATGAAGGTCAAGTTGCATTATGTTTAAAAAAAATGCATGACCTCGAATTTCTGGAACATTATCTGCCGGAATTCGGCTTTATCGTCGCCAATTATAATTATAACGTATACCACGCTTTTACAACCGATGAACATCTGATTGTATCCATTCAAAAATTAGAACAACTGTTTTACGAACAAGACGGATCCGCTGCCGGTCATTTAAAAAAAATTTACGATGAACTATCGTTGTATGAAAAATATCAACTGTATTGGGCCGTTTTCCTTCATGACATTGGCAAATCGCGCGGCGGCGATCATTCGGTTATCGGTGCAGAATTGGCAAAAACCATATTTGACCGAATTGGCTTCACAGACGAACGCGAGCCGATTTATTTCTTGATCAGACAGCATTTGACGATGGAGCAAATCGCCTTTCGCCGGAATTTAAAAGATCCGTCGACCATTAAAAATTTCGCTGATACAATCCAAAATCACCGATGGCTCAAAATGCTTTATGTGCTAACGTTTGCTGATATGTCGGCTGCCAATAAAAATGTGTGGACAGAATGGAAAGGCTTGTTGCTTCACGAACTGTATACCAAAGCGGACGCCTATCTTAAAAATAAAGAGCATGGTAGCGGCGAAATATCTAATTGGAACGAATTAGATTACGAATCCATTCAGTTTCAGTCCGATCTGGATGTCAAATTCAGCGATAAAATCAATTATACCGAAATTACCGTTATCACTTCGGATGATCCATACCGGCTATCGCAAATCTGTGGCGCGATGGCCGTATGTGATGTAAGCATCTTTGATGCGCATGTTTTTACGCGCCATGATGGTGTTATTATCGATCAGTTTCGTGTCGTAGATTTTCGAAGTCACCAATCGCTTTCACAGGTTCAACAGAACAAATTAGAATCGGCTTTACAAGATATATTGATCAGAAAGATGGGCATTGAAGAAAAAATTGAAAAGGCCAAACAACGATGGAAAAGGCTGAAATATCAAAATCTGGTTGCTACTGAAATTCATTTTGAAGACGACCACAGGCATTCGATCGTAGACATTTTCACTTCAGACCGTGTTGGCTTATTGTATACCATTACCAAAACGTTATCGGATTTGCAACTCAACATTACGGCAGCAAAGATTGGAACGCGATTGGACGGCGTAGCCGATTGTTTCTACATCACTGAAAAAAACGGCGAAAAAATCACGGCTATCACACGACAGAATGAAATACGCAAAAAATTAACTGAAGCATTAAATAAATAA
- a CDS encoding Rieske (2Fe-2S) protein produces MPGITGEVMAGIKKFKVCSESELSEGSVRTLKIFARQIAVYRIDGVIHAMDGLCKHMNAPLATTGKIKGTKLVCSWHGWEYDILSGECLNHSGIALRHYPVLIENGEIFIEFELNT; encoded by the coding sequence ATGCCTGGTATTACAGGTGAAGTGATGGCTGGCATAAAGAAGTTTAAAGTTTGCAGCGAATCGGAATTATCCGAAGGTTCAGTGAGGACGCTTAAGATTTTTGCACGACAGATTGCAGTGTATCGAATTGATGGGGTTATTCATGCGATGGATGGTTTGTGCAAACACATGAATGCGCCGCTGGCAACGACCGGAAAGATCAAAGGAACAAAATTAGTTTGCTCATGGCACGGATGGGAATACGATATTCTTAGCGGCGAATGTCTTAATCATAGTGGAATAGCTCTGCGTCATTATCCGGTGCTCATCGAGAACGGCGAAATTTTCATTGAATTTGAACTGAATACATAA
- the lepA gene encoding translation elongation factor 4, translating to MVVEFIRNFCIIAHIDHGKSTLADRLLEFTHTINKREMENQVLDNMDLEKERGITIKAHAIRMEYKAKDKNSYVLNLIDTPGHVDFTYEVSRSLAACEGAILVVDASQGVEAQTISNLYLAIEAGLHIIPVVNKIDLPSAEPERVCQEIIDLIGCNREEIVLASAKAGIGIEEILEEIVKTIPHPKGDAAKPLQALIFDSVFDSFRGAIAYVRVFEGELNEGDRIKFFSTNKNHLADEIGFLRLDRVKTDKLMPGEVGYIVGNIREISDIRVGDTITNTDNPADEPLAGYKDIKPMVFSGIYPTNSDDFEELRSSLEKLKLNDSSLIYEPETSAALGFGFRCGFLGLLHMEIVQERLEREFNISMITTVPNVRYRVFKTNGEMIEVSNPSTMPSAGVIEHVEEPYIKAQIITPSEFIGNIMQLAMERRGIYINTQYISPTRADLSFEFPLSEIIFDFYDKLKSSTRGYASFDYEYAGYKDGDLVKLDILINSDPVDAFSSIIHRDKAYEWGRKLCEKLKDLIPRQMFEVIIQAAIGSKIIARDSIRAMRKDVTAKCYGGDISRKRKLLERQKEGKKRMKQVGSVEIPQEAFLAVLKISD from the coding sequence ATGGTTGTTGAATTCATTCGGAATTTCTGTATTATCGCTCATATCGATCACGGCAAATCCACGCTGGCAGACCGTTTGCTTGAATTTACCCACACGATTAACAAACGGGAGATGGAAAACCAGGTACTCGACAACATGGATCTGGAAAAAGAACGCGGCATTACCATCAAAGCACATGCCATCCGGATGGAATATAAAGCCAAAGATAAAAACTCTTATGTTCTTAATTTGATTGACACTCCGGGACATGTGGATTTTACTTATGAAGTATCGCGCAGTCTTGCAGCTTGTGAAGGCGCTATTCTTGTGGTTGATGCATCGCAAGGCGTTGAAGCTCAGACGATCAGCAATTTATATCTCGCGATCGAAGCCGGATTACACATTATTCCGGTTGTCAATAAAATCGACTTACCGAGCGCAGAGCCTGAACGCGTGTGCCAGGAAATCATTGATCTGATCGGATGCAACCGGGAAGAAATCGTTTTGGCCAGCGCCAAAGCCGGTATTGGCATAGAAGAAATTCTTGAAGAAATTGTAAAAACAATCCCGCATCCTAAAGGCGATGCTGCAAAGCCCTTACAAGCTCTGATTTTTGATTCGGTTTTCGATTCATTCAGAGGCGCTATTGCTTACGTACGCGTGTTTGAAGGTGAGTTGAATGAAGGCGACCGCATCAAATTCTTTTCCACCAATAAAAATCACCTCGCCGATGAAATTGGTTTCTTACGCCTTGATCGCGTAAAAACCGACAAACTGATGCCCGGGGAAGTCGGCTATATCGTCGGCAATATTCGTGAAATCAGCGACATTCGCGTCGGTGACACTATTACGAATACAGACAATCCTGCTGACGAACCGCTAGCCGGCTATAAAGACATCAAACCCATGGTCTTCAGTGGTATTTATCCGACTAACAGCGATGACTTTGAAGAACTTCGATCCTCGCTTGAAAAACTCAAGCTGAATGATTCCTCGTTGATTTACGAACCGGAAACATCGGCAGCGTTAGGTTTTGGCTTCCGTTGCGGTTTTCTCGGATTGCTGCACATGGAAATCGTACAAGAACGTCTCGAGCGCGAATTCAATATAAGCATGATCACAACTGTTCCCAATGTGCGCTATCGCGTCTTCAAAACGAACGGTGAAATGATTGAAGTCAGCAATCCGTCGACTATGCCGTCCGCCGGTGTTATCGAACATGTTGAAGAACCGTATATCAAAGCGCAAATCATCACCCCTTCTGAATTTATCGGCAACATCATGCAACTGGCGATGGAACGGCGCGGTATTTATATCAATACGCAATATATTTCCCCAACACGCGCTGATTTGAGTTTTGAATTTCCTTTGTCAGAAATTATTTTCGATTTTTATGACAAGTTAAAATCATCGACACGTGGTTACGCTTCATTTGATTATGAATACGCCGGTTACAAAGACGGCGACCTGGTCAAACTTGACATTTTGATCAACAGCGATCCAGTTGATGCCTTTTCCAGCATTATTCACCGAGACAAAGCATACGAATGGGGCCGTAAACTCTGCGAAAAGCTTAAAGACCTGATTCCGCGTCAAATGTTTGAAGTCATAATTCAGGCGGCCATCGGAAGCAAAATTATCGCCCGCGACAGTATCCGGGCTATGCGCAAAGACGTAACCGCTAAATGTTATGGCGGAGATATTTCCCGTAAACGGAAATTGCTCGAACGCCAGAAAGAGGGTAAAAAACGCATGAAACAAGTTGGAAGCGTGGAAATTCCACAGGAAGCGTTTCTTGCCGTATTGAAAATTTCAGATTAA
- a CDS encoding divalent-cation tolerance protein CutA — MSGTSNINSIVVLVTIGREDEAAKLAKTLVDEKLAACCNVIEKIRSIYRWEGKVCDESETLLIIKTIGKNYDRLEKRIKELHSYQIPEIIALDITQGSPAYLAWLAENSQL; from the coding sequence ATGAGCGGAACTTCCAATATAAATTCTATCGTAGTTTTGGTTACGATCGGCCGTGAAGACGAAGCAGCTAAACTGGCTAAAACTTTAGTCGATGAAAAATTAGCGGCATGTTGCAATGTGATCGAAAAAATCCGTTCGATCTACAGATGGGAAGGAAAAGTCTGCGATGAAAGCGAAACGCTTTTGATCATCAAAACGATTGGGAAGAACTACGATAGACTTGAAAAACGTATTAAAGAACTTCATAGCTACCAGATACCCGAAATCATAGCATTAGACATTACTCAGGGATCCCCTGCCTACCTCGCATGGCTCGCCGAAAATTCTCAACTTTAA
- a CDS encoding class I SAM-dependent rRNA methyltransferase → MKTIQLKSKNDDRVRNGHLWIFSNEIQSNLKEFDPGEMVEVADHNGYFIGIGYVNPHSLIAVRLMTRQHETVEEQFVFERIREAAKRREYLIPDARCYRVVFGESDFLPGLVIDRYEDFFVVQSLTAGIERLLPLIYESLKKLFNPKTIVERNDSTIRKLEHLELTKKTVFGEMPEKVAVDIDGLTFQLDLLNGQKTGFFLDQRENQKLTRAFANGKRVLDCFSHIGGWSLNAARFGAKEVVGLDISEAAVNQCREHAELNKLSQCSFKAVNVFDELKNINDAKERWDIIILDPPAFAKSRSEVKDAVKGYREINRRAAKALAQGGILITCSCSHAIDPETFRNTVQQGIVSAGRDAILLETHGQPKDHPILLSMRETEYLKCLVLQVK, encoded by the coding sequence ATGAAAACAATTCAACTCAAATCAAAAAACGACGACCGTGTGCGTAACGGCCATCTTTGGATTTTCAGCAATGAAATCCAAAGTAACCTCAAAGAATTCGATCCGGGCGAAATGGTCGAAGTAGCGGATCATAACGGGTATTTTATTGGAATCGGATATGTTAATCCTCATTCGCTGATTGCGGTGCGCCTGATGACTCGCCAACACGAAACCGTTGAGGAACAATTTGTTTTTGAGCGCATTCGGGAAGCCGCTAAGCGGAGAGAATATCTGATTCCGGATGCGCGCTGTTATCGTGTTGTTTTCGGTGAATCGGATTTTTTACCGGGACTTGTGATCGATCGTTATGAAGATTTTTTTGTAGTGCAATCGCTGACAGCCGGTATTGAACGGTTACTTCCATTGATTTATGAATCGCTTAAAAAGCTATTCAATCCCAAAACTATCGTCGAGCGCAACGATTCAACTATTCGCAAGCTTGAACATTTGGAATTGACCAAAAAAACCGTGTTTGGAGAGATGCCTGAAAAAGTTGCTGTCGACATTGATGGATTGACTTTCCAACTCGATTTACTGAACGGACAAAAAACCGGTTTTTTTCTGGATCAGCGTGAAAATCAGAAACTGACTCGGGCGTTTGCAAATGGCAAACGTGTATTGGATTGCTTTTCTCATATTGGTGGGTGGAGTTTGAACGCGGCACGATTTGGCGCGAAAGAAGTAGTCGGATTGGATATTTCTGAAGCCGCGGTGAACCAATGCAGGGAACATGCGGAGCTTAATAAGTTATCACAATGTTCGTTTAAAGCGGTTAATGTTTTTGATGAATTAAAAAATATTAATGACGCAAAAGAACGTTGGGACATAATTATTCTTGACCCACCGGCGTTTGCCAAATCGCGCAGCGAAGTCAAAGACGCAGTCAAAGGTTACCGCGAAATTAACCGTCGGGCTGCCAAGGCGCTTGCGCAAGGTGGTATTCTTATTACTTGTAGTTGTTCTCATGCGATTGATCCAGAAACATTTCGCAACACGGTACAACAAGGTATTGTGAGTGCAGGACGTGATGCAATTTTGTTGGAAACACACGGGCAGCCGAAAGATCATCCTATTCTTCTGTCGATGCGTGAAACGGAGTATCTCAAATGCCTGGTATTACAGGTGAAGTGA
- the ribD gene encoding bifunctional diaminohydroxyphosphoribosylaminopyrimidine deaminase/5-amino-6-(5-phosphoribosylamino)uracil reductase RibD: MYSHEHFIRQTLKLAKKAEGKTLTNPMVGAVLVCLRNNQRHIIGQGFHKGYGKPHAEIEAIEDAKRNGYSDLSNCTLYVNLEPCCHFGKTPPCTDRILLEKIPHVIFGTLDPFKEVAGKGKKKLLGNGVQVEFGFLEDECRELNKVFFKHVTYSLPWITLKMAQSLDGKIATLNGDSQWISSDSSRKLVHRWRTVYDAVLVGADTVLKDNPSLNVRLVRGRHPKRIILDGRLRLPEKAAVVRDALRNQTIILTSESASAKKIKLFRDRGVKVYTFKTNGYRINIRKALKKILYEEKITSVLVEGGAIVHGEFLKEKLADEIAVFIAPKLIGNGRTAINANLAGTINRSILLKSVTYSKSGDDILLRARL; encoded by the coding sequence TTGTATTCTCACGAACATTTCATCCGGCAAACGCTGAAACTCGCTAAAAAAGCTGAAGGAAAGACGTTGACCAATCCCATGGTTGGGGCGGTTCTGGTATGTTTGCGCAATAATCAACGCCATATAATTGGCCAGGGCTTCCACAAAGGATATGGAAAACCGCACGCCGAAATCGAGGCTATCGAAGACGCCAAACGTAACGGATATTCTGATTTGTCCAATTGCACGTTGTATGTAAACCTGGAACCTTGTTGTCACTTTGGTAAGACGCCTCCATGTACTGACCGAATTTTATTGGAGAAAATTCCGCATGTTATTTTCGGAACGCTCGACCCGTTTAAGGAAGTAGCTGGAAAAGGCAAAAAAAAATTACTTGGAAACGGCGTGCAGGTTGAATTCGGGTTTCTTGAAGATGAATGCCGAGAATTGAATAAAGTGTTTTTCAAGCATGTAACCTACAGTTTACCGTGGATTACTTTGAAAATGGCCCAATCGTTAGATGGCAAAATTGCAACCTTGAACGGCGATTCCCAATGGATCAGTTCGGATTCATCACGCAAATTGGTTCACCGGTGGCGTACTGTTTATGACGCAGTGCTGGTCGGCGCCGATACCGTGCTGAAGGACAATCCTTCACTGAACGTCCGTTTGGTCCGCGGCCGTCACCCCAAAAGAATCATACTTGACGGACGACTGCGTCTTCCGGAAAAAGCGGCCGTTGTCCGCGATGCTCTGCGCAATCAAACTATTATTTTAACGTCAGAATCTGCTTCGGCAAAGAAGATCAAACTTTTTCGTGATCGCGGCGTTAAAGTGTATACGTTTAAAACTAATGGGTACCGGATCAATATCCGAAAGGCGCTGAAAAAAATTTTGTACGAAGAAAAAATCACATCTGTCTTGGTAGAAGGTGGCGCCATCGTACACGGCGAATTTCTGAAAGAAAAATTAGCGGACGAAATCGCTGTCTTTATTGCACCTAAATTGATCGGCAATGGACGAACTGCAATTAATGCAAATTTAGCTGGAACCATCAACCGGTCGATTCTATTGAAAAGTGTCACCTACTCAAAATCGGGTGATGATATATTATTGCGCGCACGGTTATAA
- a CDS encoding HTH domain-containing protein: protein MNKALEKSVEHFTQRWGEVGSFWGINKVMGQLYALLFASDKPLTLDDMSVQLGISRGNVSMNIRALKEWGIIRKVRVKGDRKDYYELDEDMWKVIIHFVRERKKRELEPVLDTISRSSDLLRSSISSMNAVDRKKASVFLKRLDDMHKISEAVNVLLERFIQGEEVTSSTLRKIPIQWK from the coding sequence ATGAACAAGGCCTTGGAAAAATCGGTTGAACATTTTACCCAGCGATGGGGTGAAGTAGGTTCGTTCTGGGGTATCAATAAGGTCATGGGTCAACTGTATGCACTTCTTTTTGCAAGCGACAAACCGCTTACACTGGATGACATGAGCGTGCAGTTAGGTATAAGCCGGGGGAACGTCAGCATGAATATCCGTGCTTTAAAAGAATGGGGAATCATCCGAAAAGTTCGCGTCAAAGGCGATCGCAAAGATTATTATGAATTGGACGAAGATATGTGGAAAGTGATCATCCACTTTGTACGGGAACGCAAAAAGCGCGAACTTGAGCCCGTACTAGATACGATCAGCCGCAGTTCGGATTTGTTACGTTCGTCCATATCATCGATGAATGCCGTGGACCGTAAAAAAGCGTCTGTTTTTTTAAAGCGCCTCGATGATATGCATAAAATTTCCGAAGCCGTCAATGTGCTTCTCGAACGATTCATTCAAGGCGAAGAAGTTACATCGTCCACGTTACGAAAAATTCCGATTCAATGGAAATAA
- a CDS encoding polyprenyl synthetase family protein yields the protein MKNFEHIPWLQALVKDTELVIHEIFERTGSAALKELLKSQHSGGKRLRPMIVGASAQLGESETKVLAYGSAAIELFHLASLFHDDVLDRTESRRNRLTSQKEVGISKSILTGDYLLAESINLMVKHLPAEVVKYFLDTIQLMIRSEITSNKLQYNWDITSKEYFEIIANKTAVLFAMAASIGIRLTSADQTAIQRMSSFGHQLGIAYQLVDDLEDLLGVIEDSDNDLANGYFSLPIIELLHAVPKNNKADIKKYIQNLNEANRISLLKLMRTFSIFKTMIAQIQKHLDAAKKELKYFTANETNDSALVVLAGLCEQVSQKARKIVRVYESMADQKLTEPPKKKLAIA from the coding sequence ATGAAAAATTTTGAACACATTCCGTGGCTACAAGCGTTGGTCAAAGATACAGAATTGGTTATTCATGAGATTTTTGAAAGAACGGGTAGCGCCGCGCTCAAGGAACTCTTGAAATCGCAGCATAGCGGGGGAAAAAGGCTACGTCCGATGATTGTCGGAGCATCGGCACAATTAGGGGAAAGCGAGACCAAAGTGCTGGCATACGGTTCCGCAGCCATTGAACTTTTTCATCTGGCGTCGTTGTTTCACGATGATGTATTGGATCGTACGGAGTCACGGCGCAACCGATTGACTTCTCAGAAAGAAGTCGGCATTTCAAAATCGATTTTAACCGGCGATTATCTTCTTGCCGAGAGCATTAATTTAATGGTCAAGCATTTGCCCGCCGAAGTTGTAAAGTATTTTTTAGATACGATTCAGCTCATGATCCGCAGCGAAATTACATCCAATAAATTACAATACAACTGGGACATTACGTCAAAAGAATATTTCGAAATTATTGCCAATAAAACGGCGGTACTTTTTGCGATGGCGGCATCAATTGGTATCCGTTTGACGTCAGCCGATCAAACGGCCATTCAGCGTATGAGTTCATTCGGACATCAATTAGGTATCGCCTATCAGTTAGTGGACGATCTTGAAGATTTATTGGGAGTGATAGAGGATTCGGACAACGATTTGGCAAACGGGTATTTCAGTTTACCGATCATCGAACTGCTCCATGCGGTTCCAAAAAATAATAAAGCCGATATCAAAAAATACATCCAGAATCTAAATGAAGCTAATCGTATAAGTTTGTTGAAGCTGATGCGTACATTTTCCATTTTTAAAACGATGATCGCACAGATTCAAAAGCATCTTGATGCCGCCAAAAAAGAATTAAAGTATTTTACGGCGAACGAAACAAATGATTCGGCGTTGGTAGTTCTGGCTGGATTATGCGAGCAGGTTTCGCAAAAAGCGCGCAAAATTGTACGCGTTTATGAGTCAATGGCCGATCAAAAATTGACCGAACCTCCGAAGAAAAAATTAGCCATTGCTTAA